The Nitrospira sp. genome segment TCTTCCTGGTTTGCGGCGTTTAGGGCATCAGGTTCACTTCTTCGAGTCGTTGTCCCGCACACTGTACGATGATTTTTCTCGCTTGAATCAAGCATTGTTGAAACGTGTGGAGGAGACGAGCCCGGATGTCCTTTTCTGCGTTCTGATGCACTATGAAGTCTGGACCGAGACCATCCGTGCGATCCGGAACAAGGGGGCCTGGGTCGTCAATTGGTCGACCGATGATTCCTGGAAATATCGGATGTTCTCCAGGCTGATCGGTTCGGAATTCGATCTCTTTATGACGACCTACCCGCAGATGATCGAACGCTACCATCAAGACGGCATCAACTCAGTCTGTCTTTCTCAGTGGGCGGCCAATGCCGATACCTTGATGTTCCCCTTGCCGGCTGCTGCCTGTCGATATCCTGTGAGCTTTGTCGGGGCAGCGTATGGGAATCGCCGAGCCATGATCGCCAGGCTTCGTCACGAAGGCATCGAGGTCGCCTGTTTCGGCCATGGATGGCCGGAAGGTCCCGTTGAAACCAAGCGCATGGGGGAAATCATTCGCGAATCGCAGATCAGCCTTAATTTCAGCGATGGAGCGCACGGTCGTTCTGATTCTGTAAATCGACAGATCAAGGCACGTATTTTTGAAGTGCCGGGATATGGAGGCTGTCTTCTGACTGAGAAGACCCCGAACCTCGATCAGTATTTCCACATCGGGGAAGAAGTTCTGACCTTCGAAGGTGCCAACGAGGTGGTCGAACAGGTCAAATCGCTGCTCTCTCATCCTGAGCGGCGAGATGAGATTGCGCGACGCGGCTTTGAGCGAGTGCGACGAGACCATACCTATGAGCGACGCTTTGAGGAGATACTGGCCGAACTCAACGAACGTGCGGCACGACGACCTCAACGGCCGATCGACTGGACGACGTTTGAGGCGGCGGCTGATCGCCACAGCCTAAGTCCTGCGCTGAAGCTGATCCGATCTTTTCTGGTCGGCGCCGCGTCTGTGATGTTCGGCAAGCGACGGGGTCCGCGCGCTGCACGTCGGCTGACCTTCGAACTCTCCTGGCGTTTGCGAGGGGCCTGGACCTACGGGGCTGCCGGCTGGCCTGGTCGGATGTTTTACAGGGAAAGTTGATTGAACGCACGGCCTCTGGTTACTGTTGCGATGTCGGCGTACAACGCGTCCGGGACGATTGACGTTGCCTTGCGGTCCATTCTGACCCAAACGTATCAAGACTGGGAATTGATCGTCGTCGACGATGGCTCGACTGATCGGACCGCAGAGAGCATATCGCATGTGAAGGATTCCCGAATCCGATTCATTCAAGAGCCGTCAGGGAATCTGGGCCTCGCTGCACGGTTGAATCAATGTGTGCGCCTTGCCAGGGGACAGTATGTCGCCAGAATGGATGCCGACGACGTGGCGTATCCGCAGCGTCTTGAACGGCAGGTTCAGTTCCTTGAAGAGCATCGCGGAATCGATCTGCTGGGAACCGGTGCGGTGATTTTCAAGGGGGAAGGCGAGGTCATCGGTTGCTATCCAACGGCAAGCTCACACGAGGCCATTTGTCGACGACCATGGTGGGGGTTTCCGCTTGCCCATCCGACTTGGATGGGCAAGCGGACCTGGTTCTTATCTCATCCCTATTCCGACGAAGATACCCGGTGCGAAGATCAAGCGCTCCTTCTTCAAAGTTTTTCTTACAGTCGCTTTGCGGCGTTGGAGGAGGTTCTCTTAGGTTACCGTGTGGCCGGCATCGAAGCTGGAAAATTGAGCCGTGGTCGGCTGAACTATTGTCGTCGGCTCCTTGCCGGAGTGAAGAACCTTCCCTCGTTCGGCTGGGCGCTGAAGGGGCTCGGCATGCATGGTGCTGCTATGGCAAGAGATGTCATGCTCAACTTAAGCGGCACGATCGAAAAGGAATCTCGTGAGTCGTGGGCGCCTGCCGGTCGGGCAGAGAGAGAACAGTGGCAATCTATATGGACTCGG includes the following:
- a CDS encoding glycosyltransferase → MKILCVLGEHAYGDPSRGEGPEYANFLPGLRRLGHQVHFFESLSRTLYDDFSRLNQALLKRVEETSPDVLFCVLMHYEVWTETIRAIRNKGAWVVNWSTDDSWKYRMFSRLIGSEFDLFMTTYPQMIERYHQDGINSVCLSQWAANADTLMFPLPAAACRYPVSFVGAAYGNRRAMIARLRHEGIEVACFGHGWPEGPVETKRMGEIIRESQISLNFSDGAHGRSDSVNRQIKARIFEVPGYGGCLLTEKTPNLDQYFHIGEEVLTFEGANEVVEQVKSLLSHPERRDEIARRGFERVRRDHTYERRFEEILAELNERAARRPQRPIDWTTFEAAADRHSLSPALKLIRSFLVGAASVMFGKRRGPRAARRLTFELSWRLRGAWTYGAAGWPGRMFYRES
- a CDS encoding glycosyltransferase family A protein, whose translation is MNARPLVTVAMSAYNASGTIDVALRSILTQTYQDWELIVVDDGSTDRTAESISHVKDSRIRFIQEPSGNLGLAARLNQCVRLARGQYVARMDADDVAYPQRLERQVQFLEEHRGIDLLGTGAVIFKGEGEVIGCYPTASSHEAICRRPWWGFPLAHPTWMGKRTWFLSHPYSDEDTRCEDQALLLQSFSYSRFAALEEVLLGYRVAGIEAGKLSRGRLNYCRRLLAGVKNLPSFGWALKGLGMHGAAMARDVMLNLSGTIEKESRESWAPAGRAEREQWQSIWTRVSLERPVFTDA